In Psychrobacter sp. JCM 18902, a single window of DNA contains:
- the rpsJ gene encoding 30S ribosomal protein S10 produces MANQRIRIRLKSFDHRLIDQSAQEIVDTAKRTGAQVCGPVPLPTRIERFNVLTSPHVNKDARDQYEIRTHKRMVDIVQPTDKTVDALMKLDLAAGVDVQIALG; encoded by the coding sequence ATGGCTAACCAGAGAATCCGTATCCGTCTTAAGTCTTTTGATCATCGTCTGATTGATCAATCTGCACAAGAGATTGTTGATACTGCAAAGCGCACCGGTGCGCAAGTTTGTGGTCCTGTACCGTTGCCGACTCGCATTGAGCGCTTCAACGTTCTAACTTCACCACACGTAAACAAAGACGCTCGTGATCAGTACGAAATCCGTACTCATAAGCGTATGGTTGACATCGTTCAACCTACCGACAAAACTGTGGATGCGCTAATGAAGCTTGACTTGGCGGCGGGTGTTGACGTTCAAATTGCTTTGGGTTAA
- the rplC gene encoding 50S ribosomal protein L3 produces the protein MAIGLVGKKCGMTRVFTEAGASIPVTVVEISANRITQVKNTDVDGYQAIQVTTGTRRDSRVAAAQKGHFAKAGVAAGRGVWEFRANDSDLEGREIGGEILADLFEQGQMVDVTGNSKGKGFQGGVKRHNFSMQDATHGNSVSHRAIGSTGQNQSPGKVFKGKKMPGQMGNKRVTVQGLEVISVDVEKGLLVIKGAIPGATGGDVIVRPSVKA, from the coding sequence ATGGCGATCGGTTTAGTCGGTAAAAAATGCGGCATGACCCGTGTCTTCACTGAAGCAGGCGCATCTATCCCTGTAACAGTGGTTGAGATCAGTGCTAATCGCATTACTCAAGTAAAAAATACTGATGTAGATGGCTATCAAGCCATCCAAGTTACCACAGGTACCCGTCGTGACAGCCGCGTAGCAGCAGCTCAAAAAGGTCACTTCGCTAAAGCTGGCGTTGCCGCTGGTCGTGGTGTTTGGGAATTTCGTGCCAATGATAGCGATCTTGAAGGTCGTGAAATTGGTGGTGAGATCCTAGCTGACTTGTTCGAACAAGGTCAGATGGTTGATGTCACAGGTAACAGTAAAGGTAAAGGCTTTCAAGGCGGCGTGAAGCGTCACAACTTCAGCATGCAAGATGCCACTCATGGTAACTCAGTATCTCACCGTGCCATTGGTTCAACTGGTCAAAACCAGTCACCAGGTAAAGTCTTCAAAGGCAAAAAAATGCCAGGTCAGATGGGTAACAAACGCGTTACCGTTCAGGGCCTAGAAGTGATATCGGTTGATGTTGAAAAAGGGTTACTTGTCATCAAGGGTGCTATCCCAGGTGCCACCGGTGGCGATGTCATCGTACGTCCGTCAGTCAAAGCCTAA
- the rplD gene encoding 50S ribosomal protein L4 codes for MDLKTVTGAAVELSDTAFGREFNEALVHQVVTAYLAGARQGTRAQKTRAEVSGGGIKPWRQKGTGRARAGSIRSPIWRGGGRAFAAKPQDWSQKVNRKMYRGAMQCILAELIRQERLILVEELSVSGPKTKELIAKLGELNASRALIVTKEVDENLYLAARNIPHVNVLDTSEVDPVSLIAFDKVIMTVEAAKQFEEALA; via the coding sequence GTGGATTTAAAAACAGTTACAGGGGCGGCAGTTGAGCTTTCTGATACGGCTTTCGGTCGTGAATTCAACGAAGCACTAGTGCATCAAGTCGTCACCGCATATCTTGCTGGTGCTCGTCAAGGTACACGCGCTCAAAAAACCCGTGCCGAAGTTTCTGGTGGTGGCATTAAGCCATGGCGCCAAAAAGGTACTGGTCGCGCTCGTGCAGGTTCTATTCGTAGCCCAATCTGGCGTGGGGGCGGTCGTGCATTCGCGGCTAAACCACAAGATTGGTCACAGAAAGTTAACCGTAAAATGTATCGCGGTGCTATGCAGTGTATCTTAGCCGAATTGATTCGCCAAGAGCGTTTGATTTTGGTCGAAGAACTAAGCGTTTCTGGACCTAAGACTAAAGAGTTGATTGCAAAGTTAGGTGAGTTAAATGCATCACGTGCATTAATCGTCACTAAAGAAGTTGACGAAAACTTATACTTAGCTGCTCGTAACATCCCACATGTCAATGTACTTGATACAAGTGAAGTGGATCCAGTGAGCTTGATCGCTTTTGATAAAGTGATCATGACAGTCGAAGCTGCGAAACAATTTGAGGAAGCACTAGCATGA
- the rplW gene encoding 50S ribosomal protein L23: MNNARLYQILRGPVFSEKSQMLGDSLGVQVFKIDSNATKLEVKKAVEMMFEGVEVLKVNTLNVKGKTKRFGKSIGRRNDYKKAYVTLKAGQDVQMADAGEEVANTTASTSETANNE; encoded by the coding sequence ATGAATAACGCAAGACTTTATCAGATCCTAAGAGGACCTGTATTCTCAGAGAAATCTCAAATGCTTGGCGACTCACTTGGTGTGCAGGTATTTAAAATTGACTCTAACGCTACTAAGCTTGAAGTCAAAAAAGCGGTTGAGATGATGTTTGAAGGTGTTGAAGTTTTAAAAGTAAACACTTTGAATGTTAAAGGTAAGACAAAGCGTTTTGGTAAAAGTATCGGCCGTCGTAATGACTACAAAAAAGCCTACGTTACCTTAAAAGCTGGTCAAGATGTACAAATGGCTGATGCTGGTGAAGAGGTCGCGAATACGACTGCTTCTACTAGTGAAACAGCGAACAACGAATAA